The genomic interval CGGTTGTCAAAGTCTTCACCACCAAGGTGAGTATCACCGTTAGTTGCGAGTACTTCGAAGGTTTTCTCGCCTTCAACTTCATCGATTTCGATGATAGAGATATCAAATGTACCACCACCTAGGTCGTATACCGCGATAGTGCGATCACCACCTTGCTTGTCTAGACCGTATGCTAGCGCCGCTGCTGTTGGTTCGTTGATAATGCGCTTAACTTCTAGACCCGCGATACGGCCAGCATCTTTTGTTGCTTGGCGTTGTGCATCGTTGAAGTATGCAGGAACCGTGATTACCGCACCTGTTACTGGTTCACCTAGGAAGTCTTCCGCTGTTTTCTTCATTTTCTTAAGAACTTCAGCAGAAACCTGAGGAGCAGCCATTTTCTGGCCTTTCGCTTCAACCCAAGCATCACCGTTATCCGCCTTCACAATTTTGTATGGCATGATTTCGATGTCGCGTTGAACTTCTTCATCTTCAAAACGACGACCAATCAAACGCTTGATTGCAAATAGCGTGTTTTCTGGGTTTGTTACCGCTTGACGTTTTGCAGGTTGACCAACAAGAGTCTCACCATCGGTATAAGCGATAACTGAAGGAGTTGTGCGCTCACCCTCCGCATTTTCGATTACACGTGGTTTGTCGCCGTCTAGTACAGCAACACAAGAGTTAGTAGTACCTAAGTCAATACCAATGATTTTACCCATCTGGCTATCTCCAAATAAATTCTATTTTCTTTTGCTTTATCCCCTATATGGGGATCGACAATGGGGATTCAACCCTTACTCACAAAACCAAAATAAGTTGTGTGTTTCACTTATGCCTCATAGATAGGGGCGTCAAAAACCTTTTCAAGGGGCAACATGAAAAAAAGTGATATTTTTTTATTGGATTCAAGTCATCAGATGGCGGAGCCAATATCCGCTCCGCACAAATGAAAAGATAATTTAAGACGTGAGAGAACGAGACTCTGCGCGTTGAAAATGTAAACTCGCTCGCTTAACTATGACACCTACGGCGCCGACAGCTGCCATGGCCAGCACAATACTGGGCCCGACCGGGTAATCTCCCCACAATGACATCAAAAATCCGGCGCTCCCACCAACAATACCCAGGCTTATCGCTGCCCACCAATAGAGCGAAGATCGAAAGAGCAAGGCAAACAAGGCGGGCAAAATGAGTGCCGCAAATTCAAGATACACCCCAAGGTTGATCACCAAAGGCGGAACTGCCAAAGCGAACAGCAGATAGAATTTTGCTCCCTCCAACCAATGACGACGCTGCCATTGCACCCAAAGCAAACTGAGCGTCACCATAAACACCAAACCAACATCAGTGATGTCTGTCCATAGCAGACGCCCACCCAACAGTGAATCAATCAACTCTTTACCATGTGCTTGAACGCTCACCACATTGATGGAAACGCACGCAGCAATGACATACAGCAGGCCAATCATGGCTTCCAAGTGCGGCATCGCTCGATGCTCTAAATAACTTAGTAACCCAGCCACTGGTAAAGTCAGTAGATACGAGGCCAGCACTTTACTCAGCAAACTGGCGTCAAAACCTGCATAGAGCTCGACGATGATCATCGCCAATGCCGAGATTTGTGCCATGGCCAAATCAATAAAGACCACTCCACGGCGTAACACTTGCCTTCCTAAAATGATGTTACTCACCAAAGCCAGCAAGCCAATGGCCGCCGGCGTCATTAGCCACATGTGCGTGCTCATGGCGCGCTTCTCAACTGAAGCAGTTGCGCAATACTGTCATCAATCAACGCAAACAGATCGCTGGCCTGTGCTCTTCCGCCAACACTTTGAGCCAACTGCACAATCGGCAACTGGCTTCGCTGGGCCAACCAGTTGGCCGAATCCACAGGTTGATGGCTGGAGTAGACGATACCACTCACTTGGATCAAATCGAGTTGATTCAACTTTTGAAGATGCGCCATCGTCGGTGGTAATCCGGGCTTTGGTTCAAGATCCGCCACTTGTTCGATTCCCAACCAAGCATAAAGATAGCGATAGGTCTGGTGGTAACCCACCACTTGCATACCTCGTAATGGTCTTGCTTGCTCGCGCCAAACGGACAAACGTTTTTGCCACGCATGGCGAAACTTTACCCCCATTCCTTTATATAGGGACTGATTGTCTGGATCGATAAGCGCAAGCCTGTCCGCTAACGCACGAGATACAGCCGGCATATCGGCCACTGCAAATTGGACGTGAGGGTTGCCGTGCGCGTGGACATCGCCCATAGCACGATCAACCTGCTCATGTTTATCCAGCATTTGCACATAGTCACTGACCCACAACAACCCCGTTTGCCCGTTCTGTACTTTCGGGTTACGACTTTGCCTTTGCAGTTCAGGTAGCCAACCAATCTCCAGCTCAGCACCAGAGCAGACGACCAGATCTGCACGGCGCATTTGTGCAATCAGTGATGGCCTGGCTTGAACATAATGCGGGTCTTGCATCGCCGTGGTTGCAGAGTAAATCCGGGCATCAGGCGCATGCTGGCGAACTAAATCGGCCCAGTCCGGCTGGCAGACAAAGACATTCAGCCCAGCGATGCTCGGCATGCTCAAAAGTAACAGCGACAAACAAACACTAAAACGCATGAGCATGGTGCGCTCCAAATGACATCACGTATTGCAGACTAAATAAGGTCTCATCACCATCAACGTTGTCTTCATAGGTCACCTGACCACGAATGCGACCAAAATGGGAAGCATGCCAATCCAGCGCGACATCCCACTCTTTCAGATCGCCACGAGAAAACTCGCCATGCAAGTGATCACCATGAGCGTGTACGTCTCCCTCCACAGTTCGCACTTCCCCATAACGTGTACTCATGGTCCAACTCGGCTGGAACTGATAGGCGACTTCGGCATACCAACCTTGTGCTGCTTGTTCCGCTCCCGGAACACTCGCCATTTGCGGATCAAATCGATTGTCTAAATACCAAAATTCACTGCTGGCTCTCAGATTGGTTTGACGATAGTTACCTTCCGGCGCCCATTTCCAAGTGAAATCCGTACCATATAAATGACGCCCTGTTATCGCGGGCCCATGCGAATGACCTGCGTGATCATGATGATGGTCATGCGCACTGTGATCCGATGACTCAGAATGAACAAACTGACGACCATTGGCATTGTAAAGCGCGCTCACTCCCCAGCGCCAACTGTGCTCCACACCTAAGTCTGCGCCAATTTGCACGTTCGCGGTATACACGCCAACACTCACCGGATCGCTATACCCTGCATCCAAAAGCTTTCCGCTAAACGCTTCGATACTCGTCTGCAGATAAAAATCGCTCGGTGCCAACCAACTCATTTGAACGCCATCATCAAAATAGTGACCACCAAGAAATGCGCGATAAACAACTGGGCGTTCGATAAACGCATCTTCATGCATGTGTTTATTGTTTAGGTAACCAATGTGAGAGAGCAATCTCCCCGCTTTCAGTTTGAATCCCAGCGGTAAACTGAGCGTTTCTATCCAGGCCTCTTCGAGTTCAAGCTCGGTTTCTCCACCATGGCTCGCCAATACCGTAACGAGCTGGCCTTTGAAGTGATGATCAATGTTACTGCTTAGCACAAGCTCAGAATGCCCAAGCGAAAATCCCTTATCACGACTTCCCCAATGGCGAGATTCATTTTGATAGCTGCCATCCAGGACTACGCCAATATCAATATTTGCTTTTACCGCTGAACTACTGATGAGCATGGCGCCACACAAAAACAACCCACTCTTTTTTACTGCTGGGATTCTCACTACATCCATCTCCGATTAATTAATGATAATACGTCTCAAAACTATTGAATGAGATAAATGTTATGTTATAACATTTCATAAATCAATCTAACCTACTAAGTTTATTCGCTAGGTTTATTCCATCGTTCAAATGAAAGGACATCTTTAAATGCAACCCCTGTTGACCACCAAAGTTACATACACCGCACTCTCACTGGCCGTCATGCTGACACTCAGTGGCTGTAGCGAAGGCGAGAACAAAGCAGACCATCACAATCATCAAGATTCAGACCACGCGCCATCCGCCATGAGCCGTTTGGTCGTCACAGAGCAAGGCAGCACTAATCTCTATGTTCTTGAAGGCCAAAATTGGGCACCATTGGAACAGTTTAATTTACAAAATACGCCATCTGGCCTGAAAACCAGCCCGGATGGGCGCTACGCGTTGGCCCTGCAACGCACTCAAAACCTAGTTGAAATTCTCGATTCCGGCATTGAAGCAGAAGCGCATGGCGATCATTTCCATTTACACGTAGAGCGTCCGCAATTGCTCACGACCCAGTATCAGGGCATCAAACCAACGCATTACGACCTTAGTGACGACGCTGCGGCGCTCTTTTTTGATGGCGACAGCAACAGCGGAGAAAACGCAGAGTTCCGAGTATTAAATGATGCCAGCATCGCTAATGGCACAGCCCTAGCTCATTACACCTTTAGTTATGCCGTACACGGCACC from Vibrio vulnificus NBRC 15645 = ATCC 27562 carries:
- a CDS encoding metal ABC transporter solute-binding protein, Zn/Mn family; amino-acid sequence: MLMRFSVCLSLLLLSMPSIAGLNVFVCQPDWADLVRQHAPDARIYSATTAMQDPHYVQARPSLIAQMRRADLVVCSGAELEIGWLPELQRQSRNPKVQNGQTGLLWVSDYVQMLDKHEQVDRAMGDVHAHGNPHVQFAVADMPAVSRALADRLALIDPDNQSLYKGMGVKFRHAWQKRLSVWREQARPLRGMQVVGYHQTYRYLYAWLGIEQVADLEPKPGLPPTMAHLQKLNQLDLIQVSGIVYSSHQPVDSANWLAQRSQLPIVQLAQSVGGRAQASDLFALIDDSIAQLLQLRSAP
- a CDS encoding metal ABC transporter permease is translated as MSTHMWLMTPAAIGLLALVSNIILGRQVLRRGVVFIDLAMAQISALAMIIVELYAGFDASLLSKVLASYLLTLPVAGLLSYLEHRAMPHLEAMIGLLYVIAACVSINVVSVQAHGKELIDSLLGGRLLWTDITDVGLVFMVTLSLLWVQWQRRHWLEGAKFYLLFALAVPPLVINLGVYLEFAALILPALFALLFRSSLYWWAAISLGIVGGSAGFLMSLWGDYPVGPSIVLAMAAVGAVGVIVKRASLHFQRAESRSLTS